A DNA window from Gigantopelta aegis isolate Gae_Host chromosome 4, Gae_host_genome, whole genome shotgun sequence contains the following coding sequences:
- the LOC121372012 gene encoding disintegrin and metalloproteinase domain-containing protein 10-like, producing MTNSASILINIIVLRSLSHCETVESINTKWFSDKNNDKNKLINEIWLQNKQPNNLKPDRIFETDIQFQNIIRRFNNIRYEKTLKFWAFCSHFNIYLKKQQLFHSKMTINHQSGTATYIDIPIFYVGFNYDNSLTVVHGRFHSNNFKGRLSWNNFTVEISCPNDKLIDIDNHVKYIFSCKIYTFKIIDTNVTDPDNCQEEKYQNVLHKSLSRNWDHLKKNTQIQNRRHRRSLGKSTSCNIHLIADHLYFKHVGSMNYGSTVEAMTTSVFEADTIFRSTDFDGDGYGDNIGFVVGNITIYSDPHEPGYQLQDEDLTVHHYLNRFSEYDFSSHCLGVGFTYRDFENGVVGLAWVANSNPLGHSGGVCEERVSDTNNKPYSFNTLVLSQLNAGKFYPGYKAALALTHELGHSFGSLHDNVNKTACVPNNEYGNYVMYPYVISGLKPNNRKFSACSIQNMYPVIVKKGVLCLKTDKGPICGNGIREDGEECDCGTTGTCRYVDPCCIASDVSNSLDRPCTFGHNKTKTCSPKLSPCCSEDCLPIRSSRKQTCLRKSDCTRSSYCDGVSSSCPAPVNLPDGKPCNGGRQICESGKCLTSICEWLKLKDCQCTSKPLYCHVCCKEYNASEDECAPVGSFADAPIYSRNLRTEKRHRCNANKGFCNDKHVCIMGNVDTVLNILDTFLSSSFQHDIISWFRNYWSRVCGGVLVIFAIIMVFVITYKRQSDSHVEAIRVGRLNTALTNTMRQKRIYSKKLERIKKKFEQRIKEIMFGKRMDIAEAVGRLSLLFPTAPLPLLLKVANCSSNEELAVRILLIRGYSMRRFRVSVPDNSSRVCFVNKAINMI from the coding sequence atgacaAACAGTGCCAGTATACTTATTAACATTATTGTTCTCCGTTCATTGTCCCACTGTGAAACTGTAGAAAGCATCAATACGAAATGGTTCAGTGACAAGAATAATGACAAGAATAAGCTTATTAATGAAATTTGGTTACAGAATAAACAACCGAACAACTTGAAGCCGGATCGAATCTTTGAGACCGATATTCAATTTCAAAATATCATAAGAAGATTCAATAATATAAGATAtgaaaaaactttaaaattttggGCGTTTTgttcacattttaatatttatttaaagaaacagCAACTATTCCATagcaaaatgacaataaatcaTCAATCTGGGACCGCTACTTATATAGATATTCCAATATTTTACGTTGGATTCAATTACGATAATTCCTTGACTGTTGTACACGGAAGATTTCATAGTAATAACTTCAAAGGCAGACTAAGCTGGAATAATTTTACAGTGGAAATTAGTTGTCCAAATGACAAACTGATTGATATAGAcaatcatgttaaatatattttttcatgtaaaatttatacatttaaaatcatTGACACTAACGTAACTGATCCTGACAATTGTCAAGAAGAAAAATACCAAAATGTGCTTCATAAATCTTTATCTCGTAATTGGGATCACCTTAAAAAGAACACACAAATACAGAATCGCAGACACAGACGTTCACTTGGCAAATCAACTTCGTGCAACATACACCTAATTGCAgaccatttatattttaaacatgtcGGTAGTATGAATTATGGTAGCACAGTTGAAGCAATGACGACTAGTGTTTTTGAGGCAGATACCATTTTTCGCAGCACAGATTTCGATGGTGATGGATATGGTGATAATATTGGATTTGTTGTTggaaatattacaatttacagtgACCCACATGAGCCTGGTTATCAACTACAGGACGAAGATTTGACTGTGCATCACTATCTTAATCGTTTTTCTGAATATGATTTCAGTAGCCATTGTCTAGGCGTGGGTTTCACTTACAGAGATTTTGAGAATGGGGTTGTTGGATTAGCTTGGGTGGCAAACTCGAACCCACTTGGACATTCCGGGGGCGTCTGCGAGGAAAGAGTATCTGACACTAACAACAAACCCTACAGCTTTAATACCTTGGTATTAAGTCAGCTTAACGCTGGTAAATTTTATCCCGGTTACAAGGCTGCGCTAGCATTAACACACGAACTTGGTCATAGTTTTGGCTCGCTCCATGACAACGTAAATAAAACAGCCTGTGTTCCAAATAATGAATATGGAAACTATGTCATGTATCCCTACGTCATTTCGGGCTTAAAACCAAATAACAGAAAGTTTTCCGCTTGCAGTATTCAAAATATGTATCCTGTTATTGTAAAGAAGGGGGTCTTATGTTTAAAAACGGACAAAGGGCCTATCTGTGGCAATGGTATTCGCGAAGATGGCGAGGAATGTGACTGTGGAACAACTGGAACATGCCGTTACGTTGATCCTTGTTGTATAGCAAGTGATGTCAGCAACAGTTTAGACAGACCTTGTACTTTTGGccacaacaaaaccaaaacgtGTTCACCGAAATTATCACCATGTTGTTCGGAAGACTGTCTACCAATAAGGTCAAgcagaaaacaaacttgtttacGCAAATCTGACTGCACACGTTCATCTTACTGTGATGGGGTCAGTTCATCATGTCCTGCTCCTGTTAATCTTCCAGATGGAAAACCTTGTAATGGAGGAAGACAAATATGTGAATCAGGGAAGTGTTTGACGAGTATTTGTGAATGGTTAAAACTCAAAGACTGCCAGTGTACTAGTAAACCATTATATTGTCATGTTTGCTGCAAGGAGTACAATGCAAGTGAGGACGAATGTGCTCCTGTCGGTTCTTTTGCAGATGCACCTATATACTCTCGGAACCTAAGAACTGAAAAGCGACATCGATGTAATGCTAACAAGGGTTTCTGTAATGATAAACATGTATGCATTATGGGAAATGTGGACACTGTCCTGAACATACTGGACACATTCCTAAGTAGTAGTTTTCAGCACGATATTATCAGTTGGTTCCGAAATTATTGGTCTCGTGTATGTGGAGGGGTTTTGGTTATTTTTGCCATCATAATGGTGTTTGTCATCACGTACAAAAGACAAAGCGATAGCCACGTAGAAGCAATTAGAGTAGGGAGATTAAACACAGCTCTGACAAACACAATGCGTCAGAAACGAATTTATTCTAAAAAACTTGAaagaattaaaaagaaatttgaacaGAGAATCAAAGAAATAATGTTTGGAAAAAGAATGGACATCGCAGAAGCTGTTGGGCGTCTTTCCTTACTTTTTCCAACGGCACCCTTACCATTACTTTTGAAAGTCGCAAACTGTAGTTCAAATGAAGAGTTAGCAGTGCGAATATTGTTAATTAGGGGTTATTCCATGCGGCGATTCAGAGTTTCAGTTCCTGACAATTCTAGTCGGGTGTGTTTTGTAAACAAAGCCATCAATATGATTTAA
- the LOC121370363 gene encoding disintegrin and metalloproteinase domain-containing protein 10-like: MAKIVIMIINFIMLHSLHRCKLVAITDTNWFSNKKYNNEQQMNKDNLVPSGTYETDIQFQNIITTFNNTSYEKNIKFRAFDSHFNIYLKKQPLFHHKMTITHQVGSNTNVDIPIFYIGFNYDVSLSAVRGRFHSNNFKGRLSWNNITIEIDCPNAKAVDRDINLKYVLSCKINSFKSDDPIVTDDYIFLEQKHRDWDHVKNNTYRPHHRHRRSPKQRRSCGVHLVADHLYFKHVGSLSLGSTVEAMASSLATADAIFRSTDFDGDGFGDNVGFVVENITIYNNPYAPGYKLKETRSLSVDYLRRFAEYDFSNYCLGVAFTYTDFERGIIGLAWAATANRYKKSGGICESAQSVRRSIEQVTSYNSLLISQLNDGKFCSREKAALALTHEFGHSFGAIHDKLGGKGCAPNNEYGNYIMYEYVVSGDKPNNKQFSSCSIEYIHPVIVRKGFCLKTDTGPVCGNAIIEDGEECDCGTSGTCRYIDPCCVPSDVSNSVDIPCTFGHNKTKTCSPKRSDSACCSEDCVPISSSRKQTCKHRSDCTRASYCDGVSSSCPAPVNLPDGKSCNGGRQICVSGKCSKSICEWLKLKDCQCTSKPLYCHVCCKEYNASKDECAPVGGFAGAPKYSVNLRTEKGYGCNANTGFCDDKHVCVMESLDNVLDIVDTFLSSRFQRDIDDWIKNHLFYVFLGIVFIVAIIMVFVIRWKMHHDTHVEALRVGRLTIALEEALGQTGIYFNKLKTFEKKMNCRIRQIMFGIEMDSVDAVVRLSLFFPTASVPLLLETAKCSANEEAAVRILLIRGFPMRGFCVSVVDDPSHCLLQTDPTRTP; encoded by the coding sequence ATGGCAAAAattgttattatgattattaactTTATCATGCTACATTCACTGCACCGTTGTAAACTTGTAGCAATTACCGATACCAACTGGTTCAGTAACAAGAAGTACAACAATGAACAACAGATGAACAAAGATAACTTGGTGCCGAGTGGAACCTATGAGACCGATATTCAGTTTCAAAACATTATAACAACATTCAATAATACAAgctatgaaaaaaatataaagttCAGGGCATTTGAttctcattttaatatttatctaAAGAAACAGCCTCTATTCCATCATAAAATGACAATAACTCATCAAGTTGGAAGCAATACTAACGTAGATATTCCCATATTTTATATTGGATTCAATTACGATGTATCCTTGTCTGCTGTACGTGGCAGATTTCATAGTAATAACTTCAAAGGCAGACTAAGCTGGAATAATATTACAATTGAAATTGATTGTCCAAATGCAAAGGCTGTTGATAGAGACATTAATCTTAAATACGTATTATCATGTAAAATAAATTCCTTCAAATCCGATGACCCTATTGTAACAGACGATTACATTTTTCTGGAACAAAAACACAGGGATTGGGATCACGTTAAAAATAACACGTATAGACCGCATCACAGACATAGACGTTCACCTAAGCAACGTCGGTCATGCGGCGTTCACTTGGTTGCAgaccatttatattttaaacacgTTGGTAGTTTGAGTCTTGGTAGCACAGTTGAAGCAATGGCAAGTAGTCTTGCTACAGCAGATGCCATTTTTCGCAGCACAGACTTCGATGGCGATGGATTTGGTGACAACGTTGgatttgttgttgaaaatattacaatttacaataACCCTTATGCACCTGGTTATAAATTAAAGGAAACACGTTCGTTATCGGTTGATTATCTTCGTCGTTTTGCAGAATACGATTTTAGTAACTACTGTCTAGGTGTGGCTTTCACTTACACAGATTTTGAACGTGGAATTATTGGTTTAGCCTGGGCGGCAACAGCAAACCGTTACAAAAAAAGCGGGGGAATATGTGAGTCAGCACAATCAGTCAGAAGGTCAATAGAACAAGTCACAAGTTACAATTCCTTGTTAATAAGTCAGCTTAATGATGGTAAATTCTGTTCCAGGGAGAAGGCTGCATTGGCTCTAACACATGAATTTGGTCATAGTTTTGGCGCGATCCATGACAAACTAGGTGGAAAAGGCTGTGCACCAAATAATGAATATGGGAACTAcattatgtatgaatatgtcGTTTCAGGagacaaaccaaataacaaacaattttCCAGCTGCAGTATTGAATATATACATCCTGTTATTGTAAGGAAggggttttgtttaaaaacagacACAGGACCTGTCTGTGGCAATGCTATTATCGAAGATGGTGAGGAATGTGATTGTGGAACATCTGGAACATGCCGTTACATTGATCCTTGTTGTGTGCCAAGTGATGTTAGTAACAGTGTAGACATACCTTGTACTTTTGGCCACAACAAAACTAAAACGTGTTCACCAAAACGTTCTGATTCGGCATGTTGTTCAGAAGACTGTGTACCAATAAGCTCAAgcagaaaacaaacttgtaaacACAGATCTGACTGCACACGTGCATCTTACTGTGATGGGGTCAGTTCATCGTGTCCTGCTCCTGTTAACCTTCCAGATGGAAAATCTTGTAATGGCGGAAGACAAATATGCGTATCAGGGAAATGTTCGAAGAGTATTTGTGAATGGTTAAAACTCAAAGACTGCCAGTGTACTAGTAAACCATTATATTGTCATGTTTGCTGCAAGGAGTACAATGCAAGTAAAGACGAATGTGCTCCGGTCGGGGGTTTTGCGGGTGCACCTAAATACTCGGTAAACCTAAGAACTGAAAAGGGTTACGGATGTAATGCTAACACAGGTTTTTGTGATGATAAACATGTATGCGTTATGGAAAGTTTGGACAATGTTCTGGACATAGTGGACACATTCTTAAGTAGTCGTTTCCAACGAGATATTGATGATTGGATaaaaaatcatttgttttatgtatttctGGGAATTGTATTTATTGTGGCTATCATAATGGTATTTGTTATACGTTGGAAAATGCATCATGATACCCACGTAGAAGCTCTGAGAGTGGGAAGGTTAACTATTGCTCTCGAGGAAGCACTTGGTCAAACAGGTATCTATTTTAACAAGTTGAAAACTTTCGAAAAGAAAATGAACTGCAGAATTCGTCAAATAATGTTCGGAATAGAAATGGATTCTGTAGATGCTGTCGTAcgtctttctttatttttcccTACAGCATCCGTACCTTTACTTTTAGAAACTGCAAAGTGTAGTGCAAATGAAGAAGCAGCCGTGCGAATACTATTAATCAGAGGGTTTCCCATGCGGGGATTCTGTGTTTCAGTTGTTGATGATCCAAGTCACTGTTTGTTGCAAACGGATCCAACACGAACTCCatga